A genomic window from Chengkuizengella sediminis includes:
- a CDS encoding metalloregulator ArsR/SmtB family transcription factor produces MDFKPYQETADMLKVIGHPVRLCIVIGLLKKEQCNVSFMENCMNIPQSSVSTHLQKLRAAGIIAGERNGLEVSYRLKDEKTKKFIQQVATLVEPNNGNPFEGKILD; encoded by the coding sequence GTGGATTTTAAACCATATCAAGAAACAGCCGATATGTTAAAAGTAATCGGTCATCCCGTTAGATTGTGTATTGTCATCGGCTTACTGAAAAAGGAGCAATGTAATGTTTCTTTCATGGAGAATTGTATGAACATACCCCAATCATCAGTTTCAACACATTTACAAAAACTAAGAGCAGCAGGTATTATTGCAGGGGAAAGAAATGGTCTTGAAGTATCTTATCGACTTAAAGATGAAAAGACAAAGAAATTCATTCAACAAGTTGCAACATTAGTTGAACCTAACAACGGAAATCCTTTTGAAGGAAAAATTTTAGATTAA